One window from the genome of Eriocheir sinensis breed Jianghai 21 chromosome 7, ASM2467909v1, whole genome shotgun sequence encodes:
- the LOC126991789 gene encoding uncharacterized protein LOC126991789 isoform X2, translating to MTMDEGDVISGGDDLSGDLSTDKIASNSQDHPAIQSLSSGQESNELSDNQNTKSAPESGWTLGYGSYQILWTEGDLYPKTIDVLQNDKDGSDDEDINDCTDDLAMESDTDADDTTDDETENSE from the exons ATGACGATGGATGAGGGCGATGTAATATCAGGAG GTGATGATTTGTCTGGTGATCTCAGCACAGACAAGATTGCATCAAATAGTCAAGACCATCCAGCAATCCAGTCACTGTCGTCAGGTCAGGAAAGCAATGAATTATCAGACAATCAAAACACTAAATCTGCGCCTG AGTCTGGATGGACTTTGGGATATGGTAGTTACCAGATTCTTTGGACAGAAGGTGACTTGTACCCCAAGACAATCGACGTGCTGCAGAATGACAAGGATGGCTCCGATGATGAAGATATTAATGACTGCACAG ATGACTTGGCAATGGAAAGTGACACTGATGCAGATGATACTACTGACGATGAAACTGAAAACAGCGAGTGA
- the LOC126991789 gene encoding uncharacterized protein LOC126991789 isoform X1 translates to MFSGCWMCGKIQIHQCGQDGMQRVYDCRKQMKVWYLPQINQSPTSNAVVVETMKRSQKLAEESNKSCMVVTYDLAIAKIALQIQAQEKPVFDNLFISLGSFHVEKAYFCVIGKLIAESGAPHILNECGALAVGSINGFIKGKHYNRCKRIHELLAVSLEILFFEWFQKSQNNPDIVPVLQNELKCISDSPDINRYQHSKEGNDILERYRDFYEKTLAGDNGKTAQFWCSYISLMHLYHRYSRSVRTGDLEGYTNTLLQMANYFFALNHHNYARWTVKYHDNLLKLKETHPEIYEEFKDGLFSVKRTKKPFSGSPIDLTLEQTINKDAASQRIGIAAMTNSISARQRWAESHFIRTSILSHVFQEAGMHKKEDVTHGLKKHAIRKDNKTVKDIIYMIKETMNPFTEDIDSKHLYNIGTGKTAPEEVESFLLNVREAGEVQRKKFMNECRQEPGRFLAKITRQEVSTFATAGTKSKKTDVKRVAACMVRDLFGSILYASVEKRIDLAEVLKYPLTPVPLSLSCGWYNAENTKIGSDAIS, encoded by the coding sequence ATGTTCTCTGGATGTTGGATGTGTGGCAAAATCCAAATACACCAATGTGGGCAGGATGGAATGCAGAGAGTTTATGACTGTAGAAAACAGATGAAAGTTTGGTATTTGCCACAAATAAACCAATCACCCACATCAAATGCTGTCGTTGTTGAAACAATGAAAAGGTCACAGAAATTAGCAGAGGAGTCCAACAAGTCTTGCATGGTTGTCACCTACGACCTAGCCATAGCAAAAATAGCTTTGCAAATACAAGCCCAGGAAAAGCCGGTATTTGACAATCTCTTCATTTCACTTGGGTCATTCCATGTGGAGAAAGCATATTTTTGTGTCATTGGGAAGCTGATCGCTGAATCTGGTGCCCCGCACATATTGAATGAGTGCGGTGCACTAGCAGTGGGCTCTATAAACGGATTTATCAAAGGAAAGCATTACAACCGCTGCAAGAGAATACACGAACTGCTAGCGGTTTCTCTGGAAATACTCTTTTTTGAATGGTTTCAAAAAAGCCAAAACAACCCTGACATAGTACCAGTGCTTCAGAATGAGCTAAAATGCATCAGTGATTCTCCAGATATCAACAGATACCAACATTCAAAGGAAGGAAACGACATATTGGAAAGATACAGAGACTTCTATGAAAAAACACTGGCCGGGGACAATGGAAAAACTGCACAGTTTTGGTGTAGCTACATCAGCCTGATGCACCTGTACCACAGATACAGCCGCAGTGTCAGAACCGGAGACTTGGAGGGGTACACAAACACATTGCTGCAAATGGCAAACTATTTCTTCGCCTTGAACCATCACAACTATGCCCGCTGGACAGTAAAGTATCACGATAATCTACTGAAGCTTAAAGAAACACATCCAGAAATCTATGAAGAATTCAAAGACGGACTGTTTTCTGTTAAGAGAACCAAGAAGCCATTCTCTGGAAGTCCAATTGATCTGACATTGGAGCAAACTATAAACAAGGATGCTGCCAGCCAGCGGATTGGAATTGCCGCAATGACAAACTCCATATCTGCAAGGCAAAGATGGGCCGAATCTCATTTCATTCGGACATCCATTCTGTCACATGTATTTCAAGAAGCTGGCATGCATAAAAAAGAAGATGTAACACATGGGCTGAAGAAGCATGCAATTAGGAAGGACAACAAAACAGTCAAGGACATAATCTACATGATAAAAGAAACAATGAATCCATTCACTGAAGACATAGACTCCAAACATCTGTACAATATTGGGACTGGAAAAACTGCTCCAGAGGAAGTAGAAAGCTTTCTCCTCAATGTCAGGGAAGCAGGTGAAGTCCAGAGAAAGAAGTTCATGAATGAGTGCCGCCAAGAGCCTGGAAGGTTTCTAGCAAAGATTACTCGGCAAGAGGTGTCAACATTTGCAACTGCAGGaacaaaatcaaagaaaacaGATGTAAAAAGAGTGGCAGCATGTATGGTCCGTGACTTGTTTGGTAGCATTCTGTATGCTTCAGTAGAGAAACGCATCGACTTAGCAGAAGTGCTAAAATATCCTCTGACACCTGTACCATTATCACTGTCATGTGGATGGTACAATGCTGAAAACACCAAAATCGGCTCTGATGCAATATCTTGA